Below is a genomic region from Castanea sativa cultivar Marrone di Chiusa Pesio chromosome 2, ASM4071231v1.
CGCCCTCCCACTGTTGGTACATCCAGAATTATCTGTACAGATTTGCAAAGCATGTAATTTGCAAGAATCCAGCAGAACTATTAGCTCTAAGTAAAATCTAAAGGAATTATACCATGCAGTGGCTTCGAGAACTTCGCTCATTACATAGGGTGCTTTTAACAATCCTTCGCTTCTCCACCTTTTGTATCTCTTTGGAAATTTTTCCTGCTTCATTTCCAGATATATAGGTGGCATTCTTTGCTTTCTTTCCCATTACTTCAAGTTTAACCTATAAATGCAATTCGCACATTCGAATTACTAATAGAGAACACTAGCCCAACCAGAATTGACACACTTTAAATGCACAGAACAGTGAGAATAAACACTTCTGGTGAACTAGAATTTCAAGAAATAACAATAAAGCTAAGTAGACAATGGATCCACGACTTCATATTACAAACAGACAGCACGTTGCTTCGTGATTATTAGACCCCCAACCAGATCAGGTgtgaaaaattaaatggaaCATTCAGATGCGCACATTTGCTCAGTTTGTGATTTCAGCTCAAGAAAACAGGTCTTTTGCATATATTATTCACTTGGCTTCCTTTCCTCACTTATCAGGATGCCAATTTCCACAAAAGAAGATGCACAACTGACCTATTAACTTAAcatgttacaaatttttaaagaaactaaaattcTACTAAGACACAGACCTAAGTTTATGGACACGCATTTAATTCTTGATTACATACCCTTGTAAAACAAAGGAAGCTTCAGAAATTACCCTCTAAAGAAACCAACTGCAATatttagaaaaggaaaaactcaaACAACAGTATTTACTTAATTGGCTAACTGGGCACTATAAAGACAACCATATTATCCCATTTACTTAATTGGAATACCATCGATTGTGAGTAAACCCaataaaaacaaccaaaaatccAGAAATGTTGCTTTCAAGAATCAGATAGACAGATACAAGAGCAGCAGCTTTCTAAGAGAGTACATAGTGCCCAACCAGAATCAACACACTTTAGCTCAACACAACTATGAGAACAAGCACTCTTGGTTGAATTATAATTTCAAGAAATAACAATAAAGGTAAACATTAGTTGATTGACAAACTTAGCTATAGAGACAATCATATTATCCCATTTCcagaaaattaaccaaaaataacaaaaattgtgaTGCTTTCAAGAATCAGATAGATAgctacaacaataacaacagcAAATTATTCTAAATTGATAATCAGGTaagagcaagaaaaaaaaaagtgagcaaACCACAAAATTACCTTGGACGCACTGCCCTTAGGCCATCCAAGGCCTAATCCTCCTCCACCATTGCTTGACAAAAGGTCATAAATCTCCTCATTGTATATCTCCAAGACTGTAACTTGCACAAACGTTCCAACCCTCACAATCTCGCTTTTGCCATCACTTTCTTCCTCGCCACCACCAAGAATATCCCTCAAAGACCTGTACACAATCCCTGGCTGTTTCGAGCACCCGAACATGGTGTGACTCTTGCCCGAACCCGTTGGACCGTACATCATAATGGTGCATTTTTCTCCCAACTTCACTCTGTGGATTCTTGACTCCACGAACGTCTTGTAAAAGAGATCAAGGTCTTGGTCTTCCGAAAGGGAAACCCCATCTAGGCTAAAGTCCCGGTAGCCAAAATCGGCTCGAACCCGAATGGAATGGTTGTTAGAATTAACATTCAAAACCGAAGTGGGTTTTTCTTTCCGATCTGGGTAGTCTCGGATCCGAGCGATTACTTCGACCGGGTGTTCTTGTGGGTGTGGGGTTTCTTTGGCCGGTGTGTTTGGATTCGAAGATGGGTTAGGTTTGTTTGCATTGTTGTAATGCAAACGAAGCTTGGATTGTGGCGTTTTGATCTGTGTCGGGTGGGCTTGATTTACTTTTGAAGATGGCGTGGGAGCCATTAGAATGAGAGCCAAGAAGATATTTCAAGATTGAGTTTAAAGAAGActccaagagagagagagagagagtgaaaccCAGAAAGCTGTATGAGGAATTACGGATTAGAGATTTGCAGCGAGAGAGATAGAGGTTTTGGTGTTcttgaaaaggaaagagaaagagaagagtaGGAATAGCCGAAATTGAAAtgagggtttttgttttttgaagtttaaaataaaatctagccGTTACGTTTTGTAACGACTAGTTTCTTTTTGTATCAAATGGTAGGGGATGCATCATCAGATTAGATACATCACgatttctattttttcaaatttgacttCGATTTGATTGCCTTTTCAAATTGACCTTCTTGTCCTGTCCCAGTTCAAgtccaaccaaaaaaacaaattttcctACCTAAGGCATAAAGATTGGTCCAACGTGATGACGTGGGCCATACAGGTCAAATCAGGCCCACTTGTGTACTATATACAAATAACACTATTCTGATATTTATTCATCACACTGAAGGAGCCTCTTCGGGGGTTTTAGATCTTAATTTTATGATGCACTTATAAATGAACATTGTGGTTTTTTTGGTACCAATTCATTAATAACAGCAGTTAGAGAAAAAATTAGCTCtcattattatatttgattataattataagtGAGCACTAAAAATTAAGATCTATGAagtataaaatattccatttttcAGGCAGAGGAAGGATTTAATTGTTTGCATGGAGCAAAGATTAGTAAGATTATAATTTACATTACATCTTCATCTCATAAGTTAAAGCTTCGGAATTAATTCTTGCTAATAACTGGGCACAGATTGACCAAATCAAGGAGCAGAGATATTGGGCTTAAATACAAGTTTAGCCTAATTAAACCATGCAAGCTTGCTGTTCCTCAACATCGTCTGAAAATTTATGTTGACTGCACGTTACAGGCACTGCACATTTTGTGAAGAAACAGTTTCATATTATAGATTATAACTTTACAGTTTCATATTAGACCGTTCGTCACTGAACAGCATTTCCTGTGGTCAATTCGTGTATGTAAAATTTAAGATTAACATATTGAAGCAGGAACTGTGAATGCTACACATGAATCTTGAATATCGAGGCATCATAGAGAAACCACAAATGCCAAGGTCTTATGAGATAACAAAAACCCTAAGCTCGTCTCTGTCTCCTCTGGTGACGCGGATATCTGTGTCAAGATAGGTTACTTCAAATTCACCACTCCCTTGATTCGATGGAGGCCTTAAAGCATCTGGAATTCGTGGTAATTCTAATGGTGGCAGTTGTGACAAGTTTCCAGTGGTCTTTACAGTAGTCTTCTCAAATGTGATTTTTATCTTTGCAGATCCTATTCTCAGTAAAAATGGAAGCTTAATCAGGCTGATCGTTTCTTCTTTACCACTCAGATAATCATACAGAAGTAGAGATAAATCAATTGCAAGATATGAGCTTGAAAAGGGAACCAACCTATGACTTCAAATTTGTGGGCTAATGTGGCAGTCACTTGAACAGGTGGCAGGGGCCATGGAGCACCTAATTCAAGCTCTGCTATATTATCAAAATCTTTACTTAAGATGTCAATCCGTTGAAAAACCTAATCACAACAGAAAACATACATTTAGATGGTAGGATcgtaataaatttttagaaatcTATAAAAGGTTAATCTTATGTGTGATGCCTGGATGTACGCAATATGAACCCAAGAAAAAATAGGTTAGATTTATATGTTAGAACTTAAACATGGTCAGAAGAATTTGGAACATCTAAGTTGAGCAACTAGCAATCGCCTGATTCAATTATTTGTTTCCAGAACGTGCTAGAAGTCTCCAGCTTGGATTATCTAAAATTGAAGATAATGAAGAAGAGGAAATATCTCTTCAAATTATTTACTCTTAATTGATTGCCATACATCCATGTAAGGCGCTTGAAAACTCTGTTCCTCAAGTCTAAAGTCAATGCCAATTCATAATATGGGCTTCAAAATGGCATTGCTATGTTCGTCCTCAGTCGTAAATATAATACTAATaacaaatataatattaataataccATGGTACATGAGAATATAATAGAGCAGTTTTGGTAGCACACCTGACCAAGAGTTACAGGAAGTAGCCTTCCTGTGGGCAGTCCAGGACGGCTTCCACCAAGAGTACGAGATGAGAATGCACTGCTATATATCAGTTTCCATCTCCCTTGCAACTTATCAAGTTCAGTTGAGAGGTCCACCAGCCCTCCAGCATCTTCAAGCTCCTTGGCAGCAGCATCTGCCTTTCGCAGATCATCCTCAGTTGCAGCAAGACCTCTATTCAGCCCAGAAACAGCACTCTGCATTATATCAACCATACATGTTAAGGAATGTGGAAGGTTTCTTTCCACTATCAAATAGGAAATTCGTTCCATCATAAAAGTATTTACCATGATATAATTTCTCTATGTGCACTTCAATTTATATATGTTACCACTTTCAAAAAAGTGTCTCCAATTCTAAAGACAGACTTTATATGAAGCACTCAAATTAACTGTACTCCAGGGAAGATACAATTGAACATATTAGAAGGCATCTCTTATTTCCAACATCTTAGAAGAGTTTTAGGAATTTGATGCAGGAAGCACAGCCAAAATTATTTCAGAGTTTGTTATTTCAGATTTTCTTCCAGATTactatttgaattttgaactagatttatttttaaattttgaatttggcttTAATGCTGTTGAGGGTTTTTTGGGATGTAATTGTGCTTTAATGTAAATGTTGAAGCCGGTTAAAAAGAGGCTCTAGTATGGTTTGAAGTAATGCAATTTGAATAAGAATTTTCTCATCAAAGATGTTTCTCTAAGCTTAGTGGTAATTCCAAGCACCCTTAGTTGATGAAACCTAGAGTTTCATGTAGATTCTAGAAGGTCAAGCGTAGGATTTGACAAAATACCTGATCAAACTTTATCGGAAATTAAAGAAACCAAGTAGCGAAAATGATTTTTAAACCAAGTGATAGCGCCCAAATGATTTGTATGAAATAGGATCATGTCAACCTAATTAGAtcgttcaaagttcaaaccgaTTAATCGACATCAATGAACAGTGACGTAATACATAGCAGAAAGCAAGGAAACCAGTAATACCCAACTCACAATTTTCATCAATTCAAAAAAGCATAACTGAGCACATAACATCAAAACCAATAACGGGCATAAGCAATAGAACCAAGTTAAACAATGCTGCCCCTACAATCAACCAGGATACAAACCCATTTcaactaaattcaaaaaaaaaaaaaaaagaaccaataaAATACGAAGCACCCAAGTGATTATTTATAAGTATAAACGCAAAACTAAGCAGAAAACAACAATATGAagagcaaaacaaacaaaactcaCAAATGGTTAATCTGTTATTAAACGAATTACCAGTAATTTGAGCTTCAAAGACTCAATGAGCTCAGACTTGGGTTCCgatggtggaggtggaggtggagggtCAATTACAGAAACCTCGTCCAGAGTTGATCTTGGGACAAGGCTTCGCTTAGCTGAACGAGACCATCTTGGAGAATGGACTGTGACAGTGTGAATTCTGCTGGGACTAAGACACgtaacagaagaagaagaagaagaagaagaggaagaagaagaaggtgataaCGATGGCGATGGTGAGAGAGAGACAAACGTCGgcagaagagaaagagaggccATGGGTGATGGGTATGTGGGTTTTGCTTGCACAGTGCGTGCGAGTGTGTGCTTGTGGCTTGaaagctttttgtttttgttttttgaaggACTTGTGGCTTGAAAGTTAAGAGagttgagaaagagaaagaagacaAGTTAGGAACCATTGGTTTGGTATGAGGAGAAACGATTTTAGTTTTATCTGTTATCTGTCATCATTTGGATGGTCTGTTACCATTTTTGCCATGCGTAGAATCTTCTCTTTAGATCCCGTCActattctatattttattttttattttttattttttattttttaaaatggtcacTGTTTATTTATTGTGATGAAATGTTGTTCTCAAACTCGTATAATTTGAAGAATACGTTCGGTAgaggagtttgagtaatgttattttagtgtttttgatatacgtttGAGTGAAAAAGTATGTTGAAAAATGTGTAaggtctttttttcttttctttttttgagaattcgGACCCAAAGGCCAAGCAAGTGTATaaggttgtttaaaatgtaaaaaatgtgtGTTAGAACCACACAACCAAACAGAGCCCAAATAATTAGGGCTCATTTGGTATGgtagtttaaataatattttttagtttttaaacaatattacacatattttcatatactttttcaccgacacatattttcaaaaaatacaaacaacattattaGAATAACGttaccaaacagccccttaatattaaaaatatactcttattttgcaaattttgtcGTGGCTAAACGGCTAACATGgattcctttttttaatttgatttattttataattaatattaaatatcctctcaaaacaaaattaatattaaatattataaatatatatatatatatatatatattcatttaaaaCTTTAATGACGTTACACTATCAAATCTatgaaataaaatcttaattaaaaaattgcccctttggattatcaaaaaaaaagtgtgtttgactccaacttaaaaaaacaagtttattttactatttatcttatttttgctattattcataagTCCCACTGttatactattttagctaactttacttttatctatagtactttcagaaaaaaaaaatagtttcagcaaaataagcagatcacaaacagaccataaattgaaaataacgaTGTTCTCAAGTCGTAATGTGTCATTTTTGTGAAACAAATCAAGTTTAGGAAGCAAAGGAAGAAATCTGTTTTTTTCTAAGGATAATCTTTTTTCCCCTACCAAATTTATCACATTTGAGTAGTTTTTACTAAATGGAGCATATCACTTACAATAGGGTAATATGCAATCACTACAATGTATGCAATCGCTACAATGTAGTTAGCTCACGTAATAATAAAATGTCAAGTCaagaaagaagggaaaaaaaaaccttcaactCAAACAAATTGATGTGTTAAACATATTGGTAAATTACGCTGACACCTCCAAGATATATTGAAATTAGactcattatattttatttttaaaaaatgtcactcCACCccaaataattaaaattgttgACACTCATCCTTTTCCACCCtcaaacaatcaaaataattaacatcccctcataaaataattcaaaaagaGGGGATGGCCTGtcaattattttgataatttgcaAGTGAAGTgtcatttcttaaaaattaggTCTAATTTCACTATATAGGGTCGGTTTGGTTGGGATGAAAACAGAGGGGAAAACTCTGTAAGTGTAAAGGAGATAGTCCATTGATGAGAATAGGAAACAAAGGATAGTGTTGAATCATATTCTCCGGTGGTCTCTCCTCCAATGGTCTCTCCTTAATACTCATGTAAGACATCACCAAATAATGCAAAGAAACAAGCTTAAATTGTTGAAATGATTGAGAGGAAAATTgacatttttcaatttaaaattgataatttgatagtagCAGCAAGTATAAGGCAATAAAATGATATTGCTATAGATGGGCTTGTAATTATTAAGCAAGGACATGAGATTACTAAGGAGGAAGTTGCTATCATGGAGAGAGGATGCCCACGTTGTTATTCTAAGGAAGAAGTATTTTTAGAATTAGTAAAAATAGGAGTACCGAAGAACATCCAGCTTCATGCTATGCTATTCCTGATTAAGACCCTAACAAAAGTGAGAACATTTTTTTGGTGTTCCAACTGATCAATTACactataaaatattattcaagATGATGTATGGGTTATACTCCTTAAAGgatggataaattttttttttttttgttaagactTTAGAAAACTGACTTTAATTAGGTGGAAAGCAAGCATATATGGATAATGTTACTTAATATCATATGAAATGAATTACTTTTTACTCAATATCATGTTGGAAgaacaaaacaatgaaaataagCATAATCAAACATTTAGTCCCCATTCTTTCACAAATATGTCTAAAAAATGTTCTGAAGAATTCAATTATGCTGTTGAAAAAAGTTACATCAAGAATCAcataaaaaccttaaaagctAGTTTCCATGCATGTCATGacctttttaaaaatttgagtgGATTTACAAGGAATCCAATTACTTAACATCTTTAGGCTGAAGTTGAAGTGTGGGCACCTTTTATAGAGGTTAGTTACTTTTATTTTGATGTCATGGATATATTTTTAGAACAAGTGAATACattttattgatatttgttatattaataatgataatattatTAAGTGTGCATTGTATTCCTTTAAGCATACCCAAATGCTGGAAATTGGTGATACACTCAAATTCATCATTATGCGAAGTTGTTAGATTTGTATGCCAAAGATAGGACAAATGGTGAAGGTTCTATCAATGCAAATGAGATATTTCATCAATGAGAAAAGGAAATAGAGGATAGTGTAAACTTGGAAGAAAATGTTGATAGCTTTGATGATTTTAACATGTCAAATGGTGAATTATATTCTCTAGTCGTCTCTCATTCGTACTCATGTGAGAAATCATAAAAAAAGGGCAAAGAAACCGAATAAAATGGTTGAAACGCTTGAGAAATAAATAGACATTTTTAATCTTGCAACAAGTATAAAGGGAAGTGTGGAGCCCCCCGACCCAAAAATCCTAGTGTGGACCTTGAGGTCAAACCCTCAATTTACTtgtatagtatgggtgaagagTTTTCTACAACGGGAAAACCTCTTAAGGCCAATCTAACAACTCAAATAAAAGAGCTTTTGGCCCAGCCCGTATTCCTCTACCCTATGTATGTTTTTCGAGGAGGCTCAAGCTTAGAAGTGAGCTTCTCTAATTCCTCGCAATTTTCTATCATGTATCTCTCTTCCCTAGATTTtccaacatcttcttcattgTCTCTTCCACCTTTTATAGCCTTCCCTTAGTGGGTCTACCATCATCAATGGTGGTTTCCCCCAAAATGGGGGCCTTACTCTAACTTAGATTCCTAATTAGATGGGACCCATGACATACTTCTGAATTGACCCCGTTGAAACTTGTGTTAACCTTCAAATTTATGCTCAGCGAGTGGATATCCCCAAGGCACTATAGAGCGTCCTCCGCAACATCTCACTTGGTCAATACAATCTACGAGGGTCTGGTTTTTGTGGGCCTTGGCCTTTGGGCCTGTACTTGGCTTATGTGGGCCTTGGCCTTAGGCCTTCGACCGATCTATGGACCATACAGTAAGGAAATGATATTGCTAAAGATGGGCATGCTACTATGAACCAAATACATGAGATTGCTAAGGGAGAGACTTGCTATCATGGAGAGAGGATGACCATGTTCTTAtcataaagataaaatatttttagaattagtAAAGACAAGAGTACTTGAGAACATCCAACATGATGCTATGTTATTCATGATTAATGATCCAACAAAAATGAGAGTATTTTTTGGTGTTCCAATTGACCAATTACATCAACAAATATTGTTCAAGATGATGTATGGATAATACTCCTTAGAGGGTGAATAATGTTTTTGTTAAGGATTTAGAAAATTGACTTTGGGTAGGAAGCAAACATGTATGGATAATGCTCCTTAATATTTGGTTGACTTTTGATAGACTGAAAGTAATATATTATGAACTTAATGTAATGTTTGATGAATTTatatttggttaaaaaaaaaaaagataatgtaatattttGCTTGATATGAAATTGATGAATATGATCAATATTGGAAGTTCAACATGCTTGCTTTGAACACCttttagaagaattttttttcccaagaaaCAGGTGAATAGTTTATTAATacatatttgtttatatattggCCGCCTATTTCTGAATTCTAATATGCTTGTTTTGGCCATATATTTGTTGGCATTATTGTTCATTTGGAGAATTCTACATTGGCTTCAAAACGAAGTTTTCTCATTCAACAAATTGAAGTGTAGTTGAACATGTGTAGCATTTAACCACAACCATGACCATTTACATTTGATTACTTGACCAATATCAATTGCATGAGTCGATTTGTTATACTATTATACAAGAGCATTgctattaataaatttttttttttaaaacttatcaGTTACATTTATTAAATAGCAATAACATATTCtctcttttgtgtgtgtttgtttctaaaaaaaatgaatagataaTTGTCCCGCATTACTTAAGAGCATTACTTAAGAGAGTGTTGAAGTTTGATGATAAAGTGATATCTTGCATACTTTTTGGCTCTAGAAtgcaaagtttggctacaagcTTTGAaatcttcaaaagaaaaagacgATCATAAGTGAAGGTATAGTTTTTTTATGAGAATGAAAACTTGaaatatatttaagaaatatGAAAAGTCAAAGCGTGTTGTTGAAGTTGTTTTTGACCTCAAACCTACCACTTCTTCCTCAAATATTGTCACATATAGAGAATAATTACAAGTTAGTAAGTGTGATGATCTAATGGAACGTTGTCTAAAACAAAGGTAGTCTAACTTTGTTGGGTTTAGAATGAAATGAAGAAAGTAAGTAGGTGTTGAGACTTTAGCTTAGTTTTTGCTTTAGtctacaagagagagaaagtgttaTCAATGTGTTTAAGAGCATTCACACTTACTTGTGCAAAACTTTCTGtcttttttaacataaaaaactactttttctattttacatgcttactttttaaaatatctcaCATTAGATTATCTATATTACAcgacatttcattaaaatatcaaatattcttaatttttttaattttttatctatatTCACATACAACAATCACTATccactcttttcttttatttctttggggATAtgtaaagagaaaataaaaaaacttaatgcaaaatgaatagtatcagtgtaaatttacactattattatagaaaatttgtaaatttacacaattatatattaattgatgtgggtcattttttgggcaaaattgcataaattttacacattttttttattatgcattCATTGATGTGAGTGCTCTAAGTGGATGTATACAACAATCTGTTGTGGGCCCATAGTCTTCAACTCTTCATAATTATTACTAGATTTCCGCtcaatttagtttttatatttaagaaaACACCTAAGAGCTATTTTCATAAAGTTGGATTGCACAATAAAATGTGAATCTAGTTTtctaaaaataggaaaaaaaaatccaaacaataatACACCATGTGAGGgatggttgttttgtttccACCTCTACAAATGTACTGtagtaaaaaatttactaaGGTAATGTTTGGATTGCGTTTCAGCTGAGCGTTTAGGCGTTTGCATTTTACACGTCATGGGTCCCACGGCTACAATGCCCACTAAAGAAAATGCGCAACTGCTAGCTGAAATGCGCAAAAGAATTTTAGAACGCACCGTTTTCATTAAACAGTACTGTGcgtgtactgttcatggacaATATGCCTAGAGGAAATGCGTTGCACCTAGGCAAATGAATTCTGAACGCACCGTTTTCAAATCAGCAATATTGTGCGTGTACTGTTCTTTATTTCACTATGTACAAATGGTGCGTTTTGGGTCACTTAAACCTGAgatattttcttcttcactcaTCTGACCCAAAGAAGCAGAGGAAGAAATACAAAACGGTATGCAACACAACGACTATTTTCGCATCAGGTTTCTTCTTTCTGTCAACTACCGTGGCAAAGATGTCTTCAATGCGCTTCATCAATGCTTCGTCCTCTTCCTCTTCAATGAATTGCACCTACCCACCCACCAATAATCCatcaaaacaaaggaaacaCCTACATTGCAAACCCATTACGCGAAACAAACCCACCCGATCCCCTCTTTTCTTCCTTCGCTCGAGCTCACCTTCTCTCCGCTTGGGACGTTGTTGCCGCCACTGTGGGTCTCTGCATTTACGGGTAAGTTGTGTCTAACTTCTTATACTCTCTGATTTGTTGGTGTGtggttatattatttttcctgaGGCTTCAATCTGTGGTTTTTTGTATTCAACGTTTGTGTGTGGTTTTTGTGTTCAACATTTGTGTgtagttttttgtgttttccatCACACTAGTTTGTGTGTTTCTCTTCCTACCTATGTTGTATTTGGACTATGTGAGTTTACTTTGCATTTTTCATGTGAGCATGCCTAACCGATTATGATATGCACACGAACTGTTTGTTAAAATGCCTCAATGAGTATAGAAGGAAGTTGTAGCAAAAATGGGTAAGGGAAAATCGAAGGATGGTGGTGATGATGCAAGAACTGATTGGAAAGAATCGAAGGAACTAAAAGctttttgtgatttgtgtgcTGTTCAAGTCCTAGAGGGCAAGAGGAAGGGAGGATTTTTTAGAAGGGAAGGTGTTGATGTAGTGATTAAGCAGTTGTAAGAAATGGAAAAAGTGGTGACTCACCAGcaatttaaaaacaaatgggatcatttgagaaaaaaatggaagaattATAAGAATTGGTTTGAGCATGGGAGTGGGTTGGGTATTGATTTTGTAACTGGGAAGGTTGATGCTAGTGATGAGTGGTGGACCTGAAAGATTTCGGTTAGTTCACTTTACATAATTGTGAAAAACTCCACTGTCTACAACTATATTGTGTTCTAACTACTGGTTGTCCACATGTAGGCATGTCCCAAGGCAGGACCCTTTAGGTCTGCCGAATATTGACTCCATGGACATCATGTTTGGTGGCACAGTTGCAACGAGAAAAAATGCATTCTGCACAAGTGGTCAAATGCCAAAGGAAAGCACCGAAGGGTCTGGGGACTTCGCTGATAGTAAAGAATTTGTTGACCCCCAATGTCAACCTTCTGTGAATGTTGACCCAATGGACGTTGAAGACCCATCATTGTTGAGGGCAGGACCAATAGTGAATAAGGGGAAAGTCTTGGCAAGCGGTGTCCACCTTGTCAGGGGAATTTGCAAGAAACCAAGAAAAAAGCATTCAATTGTGTAAGAGTTGTCCGACTCTTTGAAGAGCAACTCAAATGTTATTGTTAAAAGTATAAGTGTAAGTACTCGTCCACCATTTGCTTCCACAAC
It encodes:
- the LOC142623649 gene encoding plastid-lipid-associated protein 6, chloroplastic, encoding MASLSLLPTFVSLSPSPSLSPSSSSSSSSSSSSVTCLSPSRIHTVTVHSPRWSRSAKRSLVPRSTLDEVSVIDPPPPPPPSEPKSELIESLKLKLLSAVSGLNRGLAATEDDLRKADAAAKELEDAGGLVDLSTELDKLQGRWKLIYSSAFSSRTLGGSRPGLPTGRLLPVTLGQVFQRIDILSKDFDNIAELELGAPWPLPPVQVTATLAHKFEVIGSAKIKITFEKTTVKTTGNLSQLPPLELPRIPDALRPPSNQGSGEFEVTYLDTDIRVTRGDRDELRVFVIS